One part of the Oscillatoria sp. FACHB-1406 genome encodes these proteins:
- a CDS encoding transglutaminase-like domain-containing protein codes for MSHYSARQNFYREINCPDEQIYLAKAALYIAREEYPELEVSKYLNMLDRIAEEIEILLPEKRYPLKTIETINQFLYDNLGFKGNKQDYYNPCNSFLNDVLDRRTGIPIALSLVYLEIAKRLNFPMVGIGLPGHFLIRPTFEGVGIFVDPFNGGEILFEQDCEALLSKLYQQNVQLESNFLAPVTNRQFLARMLSNLKFIYLNQHQLQKALATIERILLLFPTAASELRDRGLLFYQLGEKSKAKQDLEFYLAMAPQATDVDAIRQFLAQMG; via the coding sequence ATGAGTCATTACAGCGCGCGCCAAAACTTTTATCGCGAAATAAACTGTCCCGACGAGCAAATATACCTAGCCAAAGCAGCCCTTTACATCGCTAGGGAAGAATACCCAGAGTTGGAAGTTTCTAAATACTTAAATATGCTCGATCGCATAGCAGAAGAAATCGAAATTCTTTTGCCAGAAAAACGCTATCCTTTAAAAACTATTGAAACGATTAACCAATTCCTTTATGATAATTTAGGATTCAAAGGGAATAAGCAGGATTATTATAACCCGTGCAATAGTTTTCTCAATGATGTTCTCGATCGCCGCACCGGAATTCCGATCGCCCTCTCCTTAGTCTACCTCGAAATTGCCAAACGCCTTAACTTTCCAATGGTCGGCATTGGACTACCGGGGCATTTCCTAATCCGTCCGACGTTTGAAGGTGTAGGAATTTTTGTCGATCCTTTTAACGGGGGGGAAATCTTATTCGAGCAAGACTGCGAAGCGCTCCTCTCAAAGCTTTACCAGCAGAACGTTCAATTAGAATCAAATTTTCTCGCGCCCGTAACCAACCGCCAATTTTTAGCGCGAATGCTCTCCAACCTAAAATTTATCTATCTCAATCAACATCAGTTGCAAAAAGCTCTCGCTACTATCGAACGCATTTTGCTGCTATTTCCCACTGCTGCCAGCGAATTGCGCGATCGCGGGTTATTATTTTATCAGTTAGGCGAAAAGAGTAAGGCCAAGCAAGATTTAGAATTTTATTTGGCGATGGCTCCTCAAGCAACCGATGTCGATGCGATTCGACAGTTTCTCGCCCAGATGGGCTAA
- a CDS encoding glycosyltransferase family 39 protein — MLRNAPEKVYSWLDSLQDYLEARSQLLNILVPFAFFILTLLWMPVRTNLSFDTDEGQELIKAILYSRGFALYHEIWSDQPPLLTICLSAWFKLFGASIFSGRLLVLCFATLLIWSFFKTLQISVGSPLALVGTGLLALSGNFLRMSVSVMIGLPALSLVTLSIYTLTLYFNSLSLSYLLLSGAAFAVSLQFKTFAVFLIPLILFFIFSNSLSTLKSPDASPSFIQKGRLRARKIKALNFKNKALKGTILSGLWLLAFVLTFCVIELTLGSWQLNSTFKFHVNENLKNVFVKENSILDVSWMLLQDFDLVLLAGLGVGTILQKKEKWNLFPLAWLATATLMLLNHKPLWYHHYLLLSIPLVWLASYGVKVAISEGQRLRKQAIIFCSLCAIAIPIKLGVIQWQNSIFLAESQEKTEVIRRVTQYQQQTHWLFTDNPIYAFQANLRVPPEIAVLSRKRVAAGEMTHDYLYALFEKYQPEQVILERFPEVYEPLKPYLEANYVKVEESGARRHFVKRSLLSKSFL; from the coding sequence ATGCTTCGCAACGCCCCCGAAAAAGTTTATTCATGGCTTGACAGTTTACAGGATTATCTCGAAGCGCGATCTCAACTTTTAAACATTTTAGTTCCCTTCGCCTTTTTCATCTTAACGCTTTTATGGATGCCCGTTCGCACGAATTTGAGCTTTGATACAGACGAAGGACAGGAACTAATTAAAGCTATTCTCTACTCCCGTGGTTTTGCACTTTACCATGAAATTTGGTCCGACCAACCGCCCCTCTTAACCATTTGTTTATCGGCTTGGTTTAAGCTATTTGGTGCATCAATTTTTTCAGGGAGACTGCTTGTTCTCTGTTTCGCAACGCTCCTCATTTGGAGCTTTTTTAAGACGCTACAAATCAGTGTAGGCAGTCCCCTCGCGCTTGTAGGAACAGGACTATTAGCGCTATCGGGTAACTTTTTAAGAATGAGCGTTTCAGTGATGATAGGTTTGCCCGCCCTCAGCTTAGTTACGCTCTCGATTTATACCCTGACTCTCTACTTCAACAGTTTGTCTCTCTCTTATTTACTCTTGTCGGGAGCCGCTTTCGCAGTTTCCCTACAATTTAAAACGTTTGCTGTATTCTTAATCCCTTTAATCTTGTTTTTTATCTTCAGCAACTCGCTATCAACTCTAAAGAGTCCCGATGCTTCGCCCTCCTTCATACAGAAAGGGAGGCTTAGGGCGAGAAAAATAAAAGCATTAAACTTTAAAAACAAAGCCTTAAAGGGAACGATTTTGTCGGGGTTATGGCTGCTCGCTTTCGTCCTAACCTTTTGCGTAATTGAGTTAACACTGGGTTCCTGGCAACTCAATAGTACCTTTAAGTTTCACGTCAACGAAAACTTAAAAAATGTTTTTGTCAAAGAAAATAGTATTTTAGATGTTAGTTGGATGTTACTACAAGATTTCGATCTCGTTCTTTTAGCGGGGTTAGGAGTAGGGACAATTCTACAAAAAAAAGAAAAATGGAACCTTTTCCCCTTGGCTTGGCTGGCAACAGCAACCCTGATGCTTCTGAATCATAAACCGCTTTGGTATCATCATTACCTATTGCTATCAATCCCTCTGGTTTGGCTGGCTAGTTACGGCGTTAAGGTGGCAATTTCGGAAGGACAAAGACTGCGGAAACAAGCTATTATTTTTTGCAGTCTCTGCGCGATCGCGATTCCCATTAAACTAGGCGTTATCCAATGGCAAAATTCTATCTTTCTGGCAGAATCGCAGGAAAAAACAGAAGTGATTCGGCGCGTGACTCAATATCAACAACAAACCCATTGGCTCTTTACAGATAACCCCATTTATGCGTTTCAAGCGAACTTACGGGTTCCGCCCGAAATCGCCGTTCTCTCGCGCAAACGGGTTGCTGCTGGAGAAATGACGCACGATTACTTATATGCTTTGTTCGAGAAATATCAACCCGAACAAGTCATATTAGAACGTTTTCCGGAAGTCTACGAACCTCTAAAACCCTATTTAGAGGCAAACTATGTAAAGGTAGAAGAATCGGGAGCGCGTCGGCATTTTGTCAAACGTAGTTTACTCAGTAAAAGCTTTCTTTAG
- a CDS encoding crossover junction endodeoxyribonuclease RuvC — MIESTQRWLGLDPGLAKLGWAVLDPPSDKSKSLPFLVEYGTIATAKSHSTAQRLVELEQDLIALFEEFQPTRVAVEMPFFGRQIKAAGVVLQAVGIINLVCCREAKITPIFLHQSSWKAHLVNGRADKSEVAITIQNLFELEQLPNDDAVDAIAIGYAGFCGLVNNID, encoded by the coding sequence ATGATAGAATCAACACAACGATGGCTGGGTCTCGATCCGGGACTGGCGAAGTTGGGCTGGGCTGTTTTAGATCCGCCGAGCGACAAGAGTAAATCGCTTCCCTTTCTGGTAGAATACGGTACGATTGCCACTGCGAAATCGCACTCTACCGCACAACGTCTTGTGGAACTCGAACAAGATTTAATTGCTTTATTTGAGGAATTTCAGCCGACGCGCGTTGCTGTCGAAATGCCGTTTTTTGGCCGTCAAATCAAAGCTGCCGGAGTCGTTTTACAAGCGGTAGGAATTATTAACTTAGTTTGCTGCCGGGAAGCAAAAATCACCCCAATCTTCCTGCATCAATCGAGTTGGAAAGCGCATTTAGTAAACGGTCGCGCCGATAAATCTGAAGTCGCAATAACCATTCAAAATTTATTTGAACTGGAGCAATTGCCGAACGATGATGCAGTTGATGCGATCGCGATTGGCTATGCAGGATTTTGCGGTTTAGTCAATAATATTGATTGA
- a CDS encoding class I SAM-dependent methyltransferase, with product MYPRKSERVRSFIRKITGCSSLEDLSAEERRSMWPGAKTLADEHICNCRLLENRYKMLEQMPKNGVCAEIGIMHCTFSEKILEVTQPKKLYLVDLDPDAIALAREKFAAEIESGQVEVYLGNSPEIIRSWEDNSLDWIYIDGDHSYGGAKRDLEASREKMKPEGLIALNDYIYFSTSDFGKYGVVEAVNEFCVQHGYELVYMALQERMYNDVVLRKIEVVQQNPSDRQIPANGAQQKSISLRAV from the coding sequence ATGTACCCAAGAAAATCCGAACGAGTACGGTCTTTTATCAGAAAAATCACGGGTTGTTCGAGTCTCGAAGATTTAAGTGCTGAGGAGCGACGTTCGATGTGGCCGGGGGCAAAAACTTTGGCGGACGAACATATTTGCAACTGCCGGTTATTGGAAAATCGCTATAAAATGCTGGAGCAGATGCCCAAAAATGGGGTTTGTGCGGAAATTGGGATTATGCACTGCACATTCTCCGAGAAAATCCTGGAGGTTACGCAGCCGAAAAAGCTGTATTTAGTCGATCTCGATCCAGATGCGATCGCATTAGCTCGGGAAAAATTCGCAGCGGAAATCGAAAGCGGTCAGGTAGAAGTCTATTTGGGCAATTCGCCCGAAATCATTCGCTCTTGGGAAGATAACAGCTTAGACTGGATTTATATCGATGGCGATCACTCCTACGGCGGTGCAAAACGCGATCTCGAAGCCTCGCGCGAAAAGATGAAGCCAGAGGGGTTAATTGCTTTAAACGACTACATTTACTTCAGTACGTCTGATTTTGGTAAGTATGGCGTAGTCGAAGCCGTTAATGAATTTTGCGTCCAACACGGTTACGAACTCGTGTATATGGCGCTGCAAGAGCGGATGTACAACGATGTTGTTTTGCGTAAAATTGAAGTCGTACAGCAGAACCCCAGCGATCGCCAAATTCCCGCCAACGGAGCACAGCAAAAATCCATCTCCTTAAGAGCCGTATAA
- a CDS encoding phosphoketolase — MTVATTTPAFCQGIQHFGEDWPNFKEYGKEAAIAPGQTAIASPSDKTAVYQTLLAADALRYLTLQTTASKESGHPGGFASIADAIAALIMLGYKNLTTEVGHHAPGFYSTMFLDRSLEDMGIHTVADLGERFREMHGLLGHLSGQIPGLLSPAGPLGQGQHFAMAGAKLYPDTLFPVTIGDGGLGEPYIMSSFGHFNTAYPQRTNFLPILVWNGYSQEHHSMVSLKTNEEMIAYWKGNGFSEVILINAKDYDDANQAGEYIDSTNFSFNKRLEFTQAILEAVDKAAKSALNGTLTVLIVKQLKGAGVHKRGAQSHNLYPGDSLNKDYIVDALKARALSPEAWQLVRTNFERAGGSPAAKHVVTETEASVPDLGELPLTEYPVGGDKKVATTAMGELVVHVGKKDPNFVVTNADGNAASGINNINVGLKIIHPTTDDTYFQAPQGQVYEPLSEDACAGLAVAQALFGARTLWCSYESFAVNGLPIWQTVTQAMAELRRPTPSTITLFTAGALEQGRNGWTHQRPEIENYFAAMMRNGNIFPLFPCDANSIQACYEWALSTKNKGITITASKSPLPIFTTLEQTRQGLQEGGIILHDSEGTKKVVFAVIGDMTLGPVFDAASQLEKEGFGVRIVSVINPRRLYRPSDVAWESCAQADGNFLDDAGFDRIFGGDALIGVSGGTSAMLEPVILRSTTPRDIFAWKRGETTASAGQLMAFNGLTADALTQRAAALLA; from the coding sequence ATGACCGTTGCCACCACAACTCCAGCCTTTTGTCAAGGGATTCAACACTTTGGCGAAGACTGGCCTAACTTTAAAGAATATGGAAAAGAAGCCGCGATCGCGCCCGGTCAAACCGCGATCGCATCCCCAAGCGATAAAACCGCCGTTTACCAAACGCTCCTCGCTGCCGACGCACTGCGCTACCTCACCCTACAAACCACAGCCAGCAAAGAATCCGGGCATCCCGGCGGCTTCGCCAGTATTGCCGACGCGATCGCAGCCCTCATCATGCTCGGTTACAAAAACCTCACCACCGAAGTCGGCCACCACGCCCCCGGATTTTACAGCACCATGTTCCTCGATCGCTCCCTCGAAGACATGGGCATCCACACCGTCGCCGACTTAGGCGAACGATTCCGAGAAATGCACGGCCTCCTCGGCCACCTCTCCGGGCAAATCCCCGGACTCCTCAGCCCCGCAGGCCCCCTCGGCCAAGGTCAACACTTCGCAATGGCCGGAGCCAAACTCTACCCCGACACCCTCTTCCCCGTCACCATCGGCGATGGCGGACTCGGCGAACCCTACATCATGAGTAGCTTCGGCCACTTCAACACCGCCTACCCCCAACGCACCAACTTCCTGCCCATCCTCGTCTGGAACGGCTACTCCCAAGAACACCACAGCATGGTGTCCCTCAAAACCAACGAGGAAATGATTGCTTACTGGAAAGGCAACGGCTTCAGCGAAGTCATCCTCATCAACGCCAAAGACTACGACGATGCCAACCAAGCAGGCGAATACATCGATAGCACCAACTTCTCATTCAACAAACGCCTCGAATTTACCCAAGCCATCCTCGAAGCCGTCGATAAAGCCGCCAAATCTGCCCTTAACGGAACCCTCACCGTCCTCATCGTCAAACAACTCAAAGGCGCAGGCGTACACAAACGCGGCGCGCAATCCCACAACCTTTATCCCGGCGACAGCCTCAACAAAGACTACATCGTCGATGCCTTGAAAGCGCGCGCCCTCAGCCCCGAAGCGTGGCAACTCGTCCGCACCAACTTCGAGCGCGCGGGCGGCAGTCCGGCAGCCAAGCACGTCGTCACCGAAACCGAAGCCAGCGTTCCCGACTTAGGCGAACTCCCCTTAACCGAATACCCTGTCGGCGGCGATAAAAAAGTTGCCACCACCGCAATGGGCGAACTTGTCGTTCATGTCGGCAAAAAAGATCCCAACTTCGTCGTCACCAACGCCGACGGAAATGCTGCTTCTGGGATTAACAACATCAACGTCGGCTTGAAAATCATTCATCCCACCACCGACGACACCTACTTCCAAGCCCCCCAAGGTCAAGTTTACGAACCCCTCAGCGAAGATGCTTGCGCCGGTTTAGCAGTAGCCCAAGCTCTTTTTGGCGCGCGTACCCTCTGGTGTTCCTACGAATCCTTCGCCGTCAACGGGCTTCCGATTTGGCAAACCGTTACCCAAGCAATGGCAGAATTGCGCCGTCCGACTCCCTCCACCATTACGCTCTTTACTGCTGGTGCGTTGGAACAAGGACGCAACGGTTGGACGCACCAACGCCCGGAAATCGAGAATTACTTTGCGGCGATGATGCGTAACGGGAATATTTTTCCACTCTTCCCCTGCGACGCGAACAGCATTCAAGCTTGCTACGAATGGGCTTTAAGTACGAAGAATAAAGGGATTACCATCACGGCAAGTAAATCGCCGCTGCCAATTTTCACCACCCTCGAACAAACGCGCCAAGGTTTGCAAGAAGGCGGCATTATCTTGCACGACAGCGAAGGAACGAAAAAAGTCGTTTTTGCCGTTATTGGCGATATGACGTTAGGGCCTGTTTTTGATGCAGCTTCGCAGTTAGAAAAAGAAGGGTTCGGCGTTCGGATTGTTTCTGTTATAAATCCGCGTCGGTTGTATCGTCCCAGCGATGTGGCTTGGGAAAGTTGCGCGCAAGCGGACGGCAACTTCCTTGATGATGCGGGATTCGATCGCATCTTTGGCGGCGATGCGCTAATCGGTGTCAGTGGGGGGACGAGTGCAATGCTCGAACCCGTGATTCTCCGCAGTACGACTCCGCGCGATATTTTTGCCTGGAAGCGCGGCGAAACAACGGCGAGTGCAGGGCAGTTAATGGCGTTTAACGGATTGACGGCGGATGCGCTAACCCAACGCGCCGCAGCGTTGCTTGCCTAA
- a CDS encoding peptidoglycan-binding domain-containing protein, which yields MMTIGTDALDRTSNLKYARFLLAGTLIAIALQAAPARASEYALQPSCPSIPPPGGVVCYTPATAPRLRRNSQGQMVRNWQNFLQRMGYFKGPVTGFYGPQTEEAVKQFQRAKGLQADGVVGPATWRELMRANAG from the coding sequence ATGATGACTATCGGGACTGATGCTTTGGATCGAACTTCAAACTTGAAGTATGCTCGCTTTTTGCTGGCGGGAACTTTAATTGCGATCGCCTTACAAGCTGCTCCTGCTCGCGCTAGCGAATACGCCCTTCAACCGTCCTGTCCCTCTATTCCCCCTCCCGGCGGCGTAGTCTGTTATACGCCTGCAACGGCTCCTCGCTTGCGACGAAATAGCCAAGGGCAAATGGTGAGAAACTGGCAGAATTTTTTGCAACGAATGGGCTACTTTAAGGGGCCTGTTACCGGATTTTACGGCCCTCAAACTGAAGAAGCGGTCAAACAATTTCAACGGGCTAAGGGTTTGCAGGCGGATGGTGTTGTTGGGCCGGCAACTTGGAGGGAATTAATGCGGGCTAATGCGGGTTAA
- a CDS encoding ATP-binding protein → MFFKLRFFQRLLHQQRLQTVLVLPFVLQICMAVGLTGYLSFRNGDKAVRDLATQLQAETGRRVEQHLDSYLALPHQINALNLDAIARGEIQLQDIKGSARYFWKQSQIFPQFSYIGYYLDDNTGSGTGRWFKGEEIVASLHPGGQLKEFTYGIDNNGNLTAMLQEGEYEGTKEAWYIDTVKAGRPIWGRIYSAMSYEGYVAASADAPIYDRDGRLLGVIGIDLLLSDISKYLQSIKMSPKSRIAIFERDGHLIASSSQQPVFFQAQEEVLRWQIEDFPDPTLQAIAREAKDRLGNFSSVRLPQTLTLALNDQPYFTSIIPWRDRYGLDWLVLITFPESDFTAQIERNTRTTILLCLSALVLAIILGFYTSRWIATPISSLKKASQAIADGNLQQQIPPSSLQEINAVGRAFNGMAAQLQASFAALERSNQELETRVTQRTVELSEKNARLNQALAELQKAQARIIQAEKMSALGQVVAGIAHEINNPINFIYGNLIYFNTYSQDLLKLVHLYQEEFPKPSLSLQEYLEEIDLDFLSHDIEKLIDSMQEGTQRINKIVESLRNFSRLDETDLKLVNLHEGIESTLAIVRNRLEATRQRSAIQTLKMYGEIPPVECYAAQLNQVFLHLLNNAIDAVEEANLKGATAAEIRIETEQVSDRVRISISDSGIGIEESVRDRIFDPFFTTKPVGRGTGMGLAIAYQIVTEMHGGELTCDSAAGRGARFVIEIPTRADRSIIDEG, encoded by the coding sequence ATGTTTTTTAAGTTGCGTTTTTTCCAACGTCTTCTGCACCAACAGCGACTGCAAACTGTTCTCGTACTGCCTTTTGTCTTGCAAATTTGTATGGCAGTTGGCTTAACGGGATATTTATCATTTAGAAATGGAGACAAAGCGGTTCGCGATCTCGCTACTCAATTGCAAGCGGAAACGGGGCGACGAGTCGAGCAACACCTCGATAGTTATTTAGCACTTCCCCATCAGATTAATGCTCTGAATTTGGATGCGATCGCGCGTGGAGAAATTCAACTCCAAGATATCAAAGGTTCGGCTCGCTACTTCTGGAAACAATCGCAAATTTTCCCTCAATTTAGTTATATCGGGTATTATCTGGACGACAATACGGGCAGCGGCACGGGACGCTGGTTTAAAGGAGAGGAAATTGTCGCTTCCCTCCATCCCGGCGGTCAACTGAAAGAATTCACCTACGGTATTGACAACAACGGCAACTTGACCGCTATGCTCCAAGAGGGCGAGTATGAAGGCACGAAAGAAGCTTGGTATATCGATACTGTGAAAGCGGGGAGGCCGATTTGGGGGCGAATTTATTCGGCGATGAGCTACGAAGGGTATGTTGCTGCTTCTGCGGATGCTCCTATTTACGATCGCGACGGCCGCCTGTTGGGGGTCATTGGAATCGATCTTTTGCTGTCAGATATTTCTAAATACTTGCAAAGTATTAAAATGAGTCCGAAAAGTCGGATTGCGATTTTCGAGCGCGACGGACATTTGATTGCTAGTTCTAGCCAGCAGCCGGTTTTTTTCCAGGCGCAGGAAGAGGTTTTGCGCTGGCAGATTGAGGATTTTCCCGATCCGACTTTGCAGGCGATCGCGCGCGAAGCAAAAGACCGATTAGGCAATTTCTCTTCAGTTCGCCTTCCCCAAACCCTAACGCTCGCCCTTAACGACCAGCCCTACTTCACGAGTATTATTCCTTGGCGCGATCGCTATGGCTTAGATTGGTTAGTCCTGATTACGTTTCCCGAATCCGACTTTACTGCCCAAATTGAAAGGAACACTCGCACGACCATCCTACTCTGTTTGTCGGCGCTCGTCTTAGCGATTATTCTCGGTTTTTATACCTCCCGCTGGATTGCTACGCCAATCTCTAGCTTAAAAAAAGCCTCTCAAGCCATTGCTGACGGCAATCTCCAACAGCAAATCCCCCCTAGTTCCCTCCAAGAAATCAATGCGGTGGGGCGAGCGTTCAATGGCATGGCAGCCCAATTGCAAGCGTCTTTTGCTGCCTTAGAACGGAGCAATCAAGAACTCGAAACCCGCGTCACCCAGCGCACGGTTGAATTGAGCGAAAAAAATGCTCGACTCAACCAAGCCCTAGCTGAATTGCAGAAGGCTCAAGCAAGAATTATTCAAGCAGAAAAAATGTCTGCTCTCGGTCAAGTTGTGGCAGGAATTGCTCACGAAATCAATAATCCTATTAACTTCATTTATGGCAATCTTATCTATTTCAATACTTACAGTCAGGATCTGCTGAAGTTAGTCCATCTCTATCAAGAAGAATTCCCAAAACCGAGTTTGTCCTTACAGGAATACTTAGAAGAAATCGATCTAGATTTTTTGAGTCATGATATAGAGAAATTGATAGATTCAATGCAGGAAGGGACGCAAAGAATCAATAAAATTGTCGAATCTCTTCGCAACTTTTCGCGCTTGGATGAAACCGATTTAAAATTAGTGAATTTGCATGAAGGAATTGAAAGTACGCTCGCCATTGTCCGAAATCGCTTGGAAGCGACGCGCCAACGCTCGGCAATTCAAACCCTTAAAATGTATGGTGAAATTCCTCCAGTAGAATGTTACGCGGCTCAACTCAATCAAGTATTTTTACACCTATTGAATAATGCGATCGATGCTGTGGAGGAAGCGAACTTGAAGGGGGCGACAGCCGCAGAAATTCGCATCGAGACGGAGCAAGTGAGCGATCGCGTCCGAATTAGCATTAGCGATAGTGGAATCGGGATTGAAGAAAGCGTGCGCGATCGCATTTTCGATCCTTTTTTCACCACAAAACCCGTCGGTCGAGGGACAGGAATGGGATTGGCGATCGCGTATCAAATCGTGACGGAAATGCACGGAGGCGAGTTGACGTGCGATTCCGCTGCCGGACGGGGGGCGCGGTTCGTTATCGAGATTCCCACGCGAGCGGACAGAAGTATAATCGACGAAGGTTAA
- a CDS encoding glutamate-5-semialdehyde dehydrogenase, translated as MVSEIPTDFPDPTLAVTQSAYRASAILATLKGSDRVRGIQAMSEALQSAIEEILEANTLDLETSREMAMPELIVEWLKLTPERLNAAIEILNRLSELPDPTLRTINASYQIERSQTYCQLMPLGTIALIYEAFPELGAIAAGLCLKTGNSLILRGSSEASHTNTAIYQTLQLALEDAGLPIGCLETLPAESGSSIKDLVTKDRYLNLVIPYGRPSLVKQVTNLATAPVLRSAMGNCYLYWSDSGDLDVARWAIIDSHASEPDPVNAIEKVLVSRSQKSTSLVRLFNSLAEQGFQLRGDEQLVSDYPKQLSPADENEWGETYLAKIVAFKVVEDIEDAIAWMNRYSSGHADCLVSESYHESHLFARRIDSALVYINTSPRFSRNPKSGDSVFLGMSNQKGYRRGLVGLETLTTLKQVVQGDRRF; from the coding sequence ATGGTCTCTGAAATTCCTACCGACTTCCCCGATCCGACACTCGCGGTAACGCAAAGTGCTTATCGGGCTTCGGCAATACTGGCAACGCTGAAAGGGAGCGATCGCGTTCGAGGCATTCAAGCCATGTCAGAAGCGCTGCAAAGTGCGATTGAGGAGATATTAGAAGCCAATACCCTCGATTTGGAAACGAGCCGAGAAATGGCGATGCCTGAATTAATTGTGGAATGGTTGAAGCTTACTCCCGAACGCCTCAACGCCGCGATCGAAATCTTAAATCGCCTCAGCGAACTCCCCGACCCAACGCTGCGAACGATCAATGCCTCCTACCAAATCGAACGCTCCCAAACCTACTGTCAACTGATGCCTCTCGGCACCATTGCCCTGATTTATGAAGCTTTTCCGGAATTAGGTGCGATCGCGGCGGGATTGTGCCTGAAAACGGGTAATAGCTTAATCCTGCGCGGTAGCAGCGAAGCGTCTCATACCAATACTGCCATCTATCAAACCTTGCAACTCGCTCTTGAAGATGCAGGTTTGCCCATCGGTTGCTTGGAAACACTGCCCGCCGAGAGTGGTTCCTCAATTAAAGACCTCGTGACCAAAGACCGCTATCTCAATCTCGTCATTCCTTACGGTCGTCCGAGCTTAGTCAAGCAAGTTACCAATCTCGCCACCGCCCCCGTTTTGAGATCGGCAATGGGGAATTGTTACCTGTATTGGTCGGATAGTGGCGATTTAGACGTAGCGCGGTGGGCGATTATTGACAGTCACGCCAGCGAACCGGATCCCGTCAATGCGATTGAAAAAGTGCTGGTTAGCCGATCGCAAAAATCTACCTCTTTAGTTCGATTGTTTAATAGCCTCGCCGAACAGGGATTTCAACTGCGCGGAGACGAACAATTGGTGAGTGACTATCCCAAGCAATTGAGTCCGGCTGACGAGAACGAGTGGGGAGAGACGTATCTCGCTAAAATCGTCGCTTTTAAGGTTGTGGAAGATATCGAAGACGCGATCGCCTGGATGAATCGCTACAGCAGCGGCCATGCCGATTGCCTCGTCTCGGAATCCTATCACGAAAGCCATCTTTTTGCCCGCCGCATCGATAGCGCCCTCGTCTACATCAACACCTCGCCGCGTTTCAGCCGCAATCCTAAAAGTGGCGATTCCGTATTTCTAGGGATGTCCAATCAGAAGGGTTATCGCCGGGGTTTAGTGGGCTTAGAGACGCTTACAACACTAAAACAGGTCGTTCAAGGCGATCGCCGTTTTTGA